Proteins encoded together in one Piliocolobus tephrosceles isolate RC106 chromosome 15, ASM277652v3, whole genome shotgun sequence window:
- the ZFP36L2 gene encoding mRNA decay activator protein ZFP36L2: protein MSTTLLSAFYDVDFLCKTEKSLANLNLNNMLDKKAVGTPVAAAPSSGFAPGFLRRHSASNLHALAHPAPSPGSCSPKFPGAANGSSCGSAAAGGPTSYGTLKEPSGGGGTALLNKENKFRDRSFSENGDRSQHLLHLQQQQKGGGGSQINSTRYKTELCRPFEESGTCKYGEKCQFAHGFHELRSLTRHPKYKTELCRTFHTIGFCPYGPRCHFIHNADERRPAPSGGASGDLRAFGTRDALHLGFPREPRPKLHHSLSFSGFPSGHHQPPGGLESPLLLDSPTSRTPPPPSCSSASSCSSSASSCSSASAASTPSAPSCCASAAAAAAAALLYGSGGAEDLLAPGAPCAACSSASCANNAFAFGPELSSLITPLAIQTHNFAAVAAAAYYRSQQQQQQGLAPPAQPPAPPSAPLPAGAAAPPSPPFSFQLPRRLSDSPVFDAPPSPPDSLSDRDSYLSGSLSSGSLSGSESPSLDPGRRLPIFSRLSISDD, encoded by the exons ATGTCGACCACACTTTTGTCCGCGTTCTACGATGTCGACTTCTTGTGCAAG ACGGAGAAATCCCTGGCCAACCTCAACTTGAACAACATGCTGGACAAGAAGGCGGTGGGGACGCCCGTGGCCGCTGCCCCCAGCTCCGGCTTCGCGCCAGGCTTCCTCCGACGGCACTCGGCCAGCAACCTGCACGCACTCGCCCACCCCGCGCCCAGCCCCGGCAGCTGCTCGCCCAAGTTCCCGGGCGCCGCTAACGGCAGCAGCTGCGGCAGCGCGGCGGCCGGCGGCCCGACCTCCTACGGCACCCTTAAGGAGCCGTCGGGGGGCGGCGGCACAGCCCTGCTCAACAAGGAGAACAAATTCCGGGACCGCTCGTTCAGCGAGAACGGCGACCGCAGCCAGCACCTCCTGcacctgcagcagcagcagaaggggGGCGGCGGCTCCCAGATCAACTCCACGCGCTACAAGACCGAGCTGTGCCGGCCCTTCGAGGAGAGCGGCACGTGCAAGTACGGCGAGAAGTGCCAGTTCGCGCATGGCTTCCACGAGCTGCGCAGCCTGACTCGCCACCCGAAGTACAAGACCGAGTTGTGCCGCACCTTCCACACCATCGGCTTCTGCCCCTACGGGCCGCGCTGCCACTTCATCCACAACGCGGACGAGCGGCGGCCCGCGCCGTCGGGGGGCGCCTCCGGGGACCTGCGTGCCTTTGGCACGCGCGACGCGCTGCACCTGGGCTTCCCGCGGGAGCCGCGGCCCAAGCTGCACCACAGCCTCAGCTTCTCGGGCTTCCCGTCGGGCCACCATCAGCCCCCGGGCGGCCTCGAGTCGCCGCTGCTGCTCGACAGCCCCACGTCGCGCACGCCGCCGCCGCCCTCCTGTTCCTCGGCCTCGTCCTgctcctcctccgcctcctcctgtTCCTCGGCCTCCGCGGCCTCCACGCCCTCAGCCCCGTCATGCTGCGCCTCCGCGGCGGCCGCGGCTGCGGCCGCTCTGCTCTACGGCAGCGGGGGCGCCGAGGACCTGCTGGCACCTGGGGCCCCGTGCGCGGCCTGCTCATCGGCCTCGTGCGCCAACAACGCTTTCGCCTTCGGCCCGGAGCTCAGCAGCCTCATCACGCCGCTCGCCATCCAGACCCACAACTTTGCCGCCGTGGCCGCCGCCGCCTACTACCGcagtcagcagcagcagcagcagggcctGGCGCCCCCTGCGCAGCCCCCGGCACCGCCCAGCGCACCCCTCCCCGCCGGAGCCGCCGCGCCTCCCTCGCCGCCCTTCAGCTTCCAGCTGCCGCGCCGCCTGTCCGACTCGCCCGTGTTCGACGCGCCCCCCAGCCCCCCGGACTCGCTGTCGGACCGCGACAGCTACCTGAGCGGCTCCTTGAGCTCCGGAAGCCTCAGCGGCTCCGAGTCCCCCAGCCTCGACCCCGGCCGCCGCCTGCCAATCTTCAGCCGCCTCTCCATCTCCGACGACTGA